A segment of the Hoplias malabaricus isolate fHopMal1 unplaced genomic scaffold, fHopMal1.hap1 scaffold_57, whole genome shotgun sequence genome:
acaTGCAACATGACGTACATTCATTACGTGAGTCGTTTGGGTTCAGTGAGGGACGGTGGAAATTTGCTCCAAAGgaggagtgacttcagtcgtggGGAGGTGGCCTGGAAGTAAAATATCAAtgttctatatatattttatacaatatcAGAGCCGTGGTAATTTACGGTTGTTAACAAAATAAGCAGATATTTACACGTTTATTTGTTCttccttctgaatgtttgaaatggtTAGATTTGTACAAAAATGAAATgtgtaataattcaaacaaGAAATACAGTGTATTATTAATTGAATCTGCTTTATCATTAATTAAAGtacttttcaatgttttttcatatcgccaagaatatcgtaatcgccaaaatacccagcaatatcatgatattattttagggccatatcgcccacccctacggGATGTTCATTATCTCTTACGtcattattaatgttaattaaagaCTATCACTGTCTCAGGCCTTGGATCAGGCGGATGCTTTGATAATAAGACTCCGTTTTTGTAAGAGCCTTTGTTAACATTAAAAAGCGTGATGCTTTTTTCAGATTTCTCCTGAACGACAGAAGGCTTCTTCAGTGTCAACCTTCTCAGGCCTCACAGAGCACACAGGCCAACTGTCTCAGAGAGAACCAGCTCCACAGTTTCACCATCATTAACTACAGCGTTTTGCATTAAATAgcttttattattcttatttaaatttttgtatttccatatttaataattaagtcaATGTTTTAGCCATTTAGCTTCGTCAAGTGCCTTAAGTCAGGGACCATAACTGTGGATTTTAAAGCTCTGTTGTGTTTATACCTCTCTGCTGAATGCTGAATTCCTATTGGTGGTCGCCACATTGCTTTGCTTCTGATTTGCATAAAGTTAAACTTCGCTCAGCTTTGTTGTGAGGCTGACTCCGCCCACTTCATGTTTCTAGGCTTTGCGCTACACCAGCTCTCACTGAAAGTGAATGAACTCCGGATGTTTTGTCCCGTGGTGTGATCACAGCGTAAATGTGTGTTCACTGGTGTGAGTTCCACTTTGGTGATGTCTACAGTTTCTTGTGGTGAATACATTCCCTGGTGTGTCCTGCGCTCCGTGACATGGGTGCCCACTGTGAAGGTGAAGCACGGCTCCTTACAGATGCTTCTGTGTAAAAAATTaacttattttaatattttaaaaaagagctgcattggttctgagctccatcaggaaaaagctgcagaaaaatgtgatgggtttgttctgttcttggggacaatactgtgtccaaaagtccgtgtgtgtgtgggtttagaccagttacagatggGGGCTTCGATGTTAGAGTAAATTGATTTTAATAAGACAGTTACCATAATATGACAAATGAatgggagaatgtttgagttttgaattacaattatatgttacacaagaAATGCTTTATAATTGATTTGTCATCATatgacaccacactcctcacagacagtcacccggaggaaacccacgcagacacagagagaacacaccacactcctcacagacagtcacccggaggaaacccacgcagacacagggagaacacaccacactcctcacagacagtcacccggaggaaacccacgcagacacagggagaacacaccacactccttacagacagtcacctggaggaaacccacgcagacacagagagaacacaccacactcctcacagacagtcacccggaggaaacccacgcagacacagagagaacacaccacactcctcacagacagtcacccggaggaaacccacgcagacacagagagaacacaccacactcctcacagacagtcacccggaggaaacccacacagacacagagagaacacaccacactcctcacagacagtcacccggaggaaacccgcgcagacacagagagaacacaccacactcaataGGCCACAGAATGTAACAGCTGCAGCGgtcaagaaatatatttttgcattaaaatgataattatagcaataataattatattgatttttgtaatatatattttacttattAAATCATCTTTTGCAAAGTCAAACCAAcagtgatgggtttgttctgtccaaaagtccgtgtgagtgtgggtttagaccattTACAGATGGGGGCTTCGATGTTAGAGttcattgtttttaataagACAGTTACCATAATACGACAAATgaacaggagaatgtttgagttttgaattacaattatatgttacacaagaAATGCTTTATAACTGATTTGTCATCATatgacaccacactcctcacagacagtcacccggagaaaacccacgcagacacagagagaacacaccacactcctcacagacagtcacccagaggaaacccacgcagacacagggagaacacaccacactcctcacagacagtcacccggaggaaacccgcgcagacacagggagaacacaccacactcctcacagacagtcacctggaggaaacccgcgcagacacagggagaacacaccacactcctcacagacagtcacccggaggaaacccacgcagacacagagagaacacaccacactcctcacagacagtcacccggaggaaacccacgcagacacagagagaacacaccacactcctcacagacagtcacccgaaggaaacccacgcagacacagagagaacacaccacacgcctcacagacagtcacccggaggaaacccacgcagacacagagagaacacaccacactcctcacagacagtcacccggaggaaacccacgcagacacagagagaacacaccacactcctcacagacagtcacccggaggaaacccacgcagacacagagaacacaccacactcctcacagtcagtcacctggaggaaacccacgcagacacagagagaacacaccacactcctcacagacagtcacctggaggaaacccacacagacacagagagaacacaccacactcctcacagacagtcacccggaggaaacccacgcagacacagagagaacacaccacactcctcacagacagtcacccggaggaaacccacgcagactcagagagaacacaccacactcctcacagacagtcacccggaggaaacccgcgcagacacagagagaacacaccacactcctcacagacagtcacccggaggaaacccacgcagacacagggagaacacaccacactcctcacagacagtcacccggaggaaacccacgcggactcagagagaacacaccaaactcctcacagacagtcacccggaggaaacccgcgcagacacagagaaaacacaccacactcctcacagacagtcatccggaggaaacccgcacagacacagagagaacacaccacactcaataGGCCACAGAATGTAACAGTTGCAGCGgtcaagaaatatatttttgcattaaaatgataattatagcaataataattatattgatttttgtaatatatattttacttattAAATCATCTTTTGCAAAGTCAAACCAAcagtgatgggtttgttctattcttggggacaatactgtgtccaaaagtcacAGTTACAGATGGGAGCTTCGATGTTAGAGttcattgtttttaataagACAGTTACCATAATATGACAAATgaacaggagaatgtttgagttttgaattacaattatatgttacacaagaAATGCTTTATAACTAATTTGTCCACGTAATAAACCGAGTCCATCGTGGCTCATGAGTTCTCTGTGAATGTTGTGTAATGACAGGATGAATGTGGAGGAGGGCGCTGCAGGTGCTTTGTGCAGAAATCAATCGTCTCGGATCTGCAGATCTCCATCATCTGCCACAGTGACGTCCTCAGCCCGCGCCCTGCCGCCGTCCGTGTGCTTGGTGCAGAGTGATGAGCTCACAGCAGCGTGGGAATGCGACCCTCGCTccacacacctcctcctccagccATGGGCTCGAGTCCTACCCACAATCCTCCAGGAGAGGCTGGGCCGCCGCCACCTCTGCCACGCCGGCCCACTCCAGCTCCGgtaaacacacacctccagtttTGCATTCATTTATGTAGTGAACACTCTTTCTTTGAGAGCGATGTGAAAGGTGAACAGTGGGGAGTCATCGTATGATATTCTGTTATTTAAGCAACTCTAGGTAGTATTTCTAccattaaattacagcttcaaaatcattgtgatgcttcagtgaccagtaacagggagaacagagcctttgtcattgctactccaggctcagcactgcagaaactgcactatgtaacctttggaggagggtcTGAAACCCCTCCTCTCCCTTCCCCTCCCCAATGATAtaagcacagtgctgtaaaaatgaattacactagggggagcccttGGAGCAAAAACCCAGATCTTaccaaaaagaagaagaagaaaaagtcagaatggACTCAAGGCTGATATTTAAgtaaataaagaataacaaattCATTAAAAATCCTCGTTTAGAAAAGGTTCAAACAGAGAACgactgctaataactctgctcagTGGCAGCATcaataatatgaataaaaaaggtataataataaaattgagccTTGGGGGATTCCACATCTGATTTTGTGTGAATAGAGGAgacttttacttttacaaactggtaccCATCTGTAAgctaagacttaaaccatgatagggctgttatTGTGATTCCTACCATGTTCTTTCTAGCAGGATAGTATGATCAGTTGTATTAGGTCAAGTAGCACCCGCATGGCTAcacagcctcgatcagaggcaagaacgtcagttgttatcttaactaaagccacCTCAGTGTTATGGTgcggcctaaaaccagattgaaatttttcatatatgttattcttatgcaggTATGAGCGAGGATGTTGGGCCATGAccttttctaagatcttagatatgaatggaaggttagagataggtctgtaattgggtagtacactaggatccagatttggtttcttgatcaggggtttaataactgctggtttaaatgctttgggcaCGTGACccagtctggagcctacccagaatcactgggcgcaaggcaggaacacaccctggagggggtgccagtccttcacagggcgacacatactcacattcacaaacacacacacacctatggacacttttgagtctccaatccaccaaccaacgtgttttttggagcgcagacacagggagaacacaccacactcctcacagacagtcacccggaggaaacccatgcagacacagagagaacacaccacactcctcacagacagtcacccggaggaaacccacgcagactcagggagaacacaccacactcctcacagacagtcacccggaggaaacccacgcagacacagagagagcacaccacactcctcacagacagtcacccggaggaaacccacgcagacacagagagaacaccccacactcctcacagacagtcacccggaggaaacccacgcagacacagagagaacacaccacactcctcacagacagtcacccggagcctgTCCACAGAATGTAACAGCTGCAGCGGTCAATAAATATACTTTTGCATtaaaatgctctctctctctctctgtgtctgtctgtttgtctctctgtctctctttcagtgAGCCGGGGGTCCTGCAGTAGCTCCGCTCCCTGCAGTAGCGCTGTTTCTCGACGCGGCGCCCCTGGACGTGGGGAGCCATGGCCGGAGGAGGCAGTGGACGACGCTTATGGCTTGTATTCTCTGCACCGCATGTTTGACATTGTGGGTGCTCACCTCACGCACAGAGACGTGCGTGTGCTGTCCTTTCTGTTCGTGGACGTGATCGATGAGTACGAGCGTGGAGGAATACGCAGTGGGAAAGATTTCCTGTTAGCGCTGGAGCGACAGGGACGCTGCGACGAGACCAACTTTAGACACGTTCTGCAGCTGCTTCGCATCATCACCAGACATGACCTGCTGCCCTACGTCTCCCTGCGCAAGAGACAAACTGGTGAGAAAGatacaaataattattaataatcaataatcaGAGAGCTTATGCCAATTAGAAACGTTTGTGTATCTCAGACCATAGTGGTGAGGTCAGAGCTGGGCTGTAAAGCAAAGGCTTTGTCCTGGCCTCGACTCAGAGCCTTCACAGAGAATGTTTTCTGTGTCGGCTCTTTCTCAGCTTCATTCTTGCCTCGATCTGGAGCCGTCAGAGCGAGCATTTTCTGGAGGAAAGAGCTTAGTTCTTGCCTCGTCCTCGACCCGAAAGAGgaagtgttttttggggttgAGGTTCTTTCTCAGCTGGCTTCATTCTTGCCTCATCCCAGAGCTGTGGGAGATGGCTCTGTGGGATCAAACATTTATAACCTGTAAAATTTTTGTACCCAGTGTTTCTTATGCGCTCTGTAAGAGATTCAGATTTAAAGGGGAGTATTAAAACTGTATGTTCTACAGTGTGTCCAGATCCGGTGGATAAATATTTGGAGGAGACGTctgtacgctacatttccccaAGAGGGAGCAGAGGTGAAAGCCAACAAGCCACGCCCCACAGGAGAGCAGGTAtcaatgtttgtgttttgacagaaatgaaaataaatgtggtGGAACAGATTTTGatcactttttttattttatattactaTTTTTTAAGAAGACTCTCCTCCTAATATCTCTTTGTTTTGCAAACATTTCAAAAATCAGTGCAGATTGCAATGTGGAACAAACCTGTGTTCAGACTCATCACAGATTCCACATCTGTCAATTATTTCATTCCTCTGTCAGGACCCCAGCCTGTCATCtgttgccccgccccctcggagCCTCAGGTGTGTTCACCTCGGGCTAAACCTGCCCCACACACCCCCaacaggaagaggaagaggacacACAGCACAGCcgactgcagagagaaacagacctgcggtacacacacacacacacacacacacacacacacacacacacagcacagccgactgcagagagaaacagaactgcggtacacacacacacacacacgcacagctgactgcagagagaaacacacctgcggtacacacacacacacacacagcacagccgactgcagagagaaacagacctgcggtacacgcacacacacacacacacacacacacagcacagccgactgcagagagaaacagacctgcggtatacacacacacacacacacacacacacagcacagccgactgcagagagaaacagacctgcggtatacatacacacacacacacacacacacacacacacagcacagccgactgcagagagaaacagaactgcggtacacacacacacacacacacacagcacagctgactgcagagagaaacacacctgcggtacacacacacacacacacagcacagccgactgcagagagaaacagacctgcggtacacgcacgcacacacacacacacacacacacacacacagcacagccgactgcagagagaaacagacctgcggtatacacacacacacacacacacacacacacagcacagccgactgcagagagaaacagacctgcggtatacacacacacacacacacacacacacacagcacagccgactgcagagagaaacagacctgcggtacacgcacgcacacacacacacacacacacacacacacacacacacagcacagccgactgcagagagaaacagacctgcggtatacacacacacacacacacacacacacacacacacagcacagccgactgcagagagaaacagacctgcggtatacacacacacacacacagcacagccgactgcagagagaaacagacctgcggtatacacacacacacacacacacacacacacacacacacacacacagcacagccgactgcagagagaaacagacctgtggtatacacacacacacacacacgcacagagcaCAGCAGACTGCAAAGAGAAACAGACCTGCggtacacacgcacacacacacacacacacacacaggcgactgcagagagaaacagacttgtggtatacacacacacacacagcacagccgactgcagagagaaacagacctgcggtacacacacacacacacacacacacagcacagctgACTGCAGAGAGAATCAGACCtgcggtacacacacacagcacagccgactgcagagagaaacagacctgCGGTAcgtatacacacagacacagcacagccgactgcagagagaaacagacctgcggtatacacacacacacgcacagagcaCAGCagactgcagagagaaacagacctgcggtacacacacacacacaggcgactgcagagagaaacagacttgCGGTATACACACACGCAAAGAGCACAGCagactgcagagagaaacagacctgtggtacacacacacacacacacacaggcgactgcagagagaaacagacctgtggtacacacacacacacacaggcgactgcagagagaaatagacctgtggtacacacacacacacacacacacacacacacacaggcgactgcagagagaaacagacctgtggtacacacacacacacacacacaggcgactgcagagagaaacagacctgtggtacacacacacacacacataggcgactgcagagagaaacagacctgtggtacacacacacacacacataggcgactgcagagagaaacagacctgtggtacacacacacacacacacacacagcccactgcagagagaaacagacttgCGGTATACACACACGCAAAGAGCACAGCagactgcagagagaaacagacctgtggtacacacacacacacacacaggcgactgcagagagaaacagacctgtggtacacacacacacagtcgactgcagagagaaacagaccagtggtacacacacacacaggcgactgcagagagaaacagacctgtggtacacacacacacacacaggcgactgcagagagaaacagacctgtggtacacacacacacacacacacataggcgactgcagagagaaacagacctgtggtacacacacacacacataggcgactgcagagagaaacagacctgtggtacacacacacacacacacacacacaggcgactgcagagagaaacagacctgtggtacacacacacacacacaggcgactgcagagagaaacagacctgtggtacacacacacacacacacacacaggcgactgcagagagaaacagacctgtggtacacacacacacaggcgactgcagagagaaacagacctgtggtacacacacacacacacaggcgactgcagagagaaacagacctgtggtacacacacacacacacacacataggcgactgcagagagaaacagacctgtggtacacacacacacacacacacacaggcgactgcagagagaaacagacctgtggtgtacacacacacaggcgactgcagagagaaacagacctgtggtacacacacacacacacacacaggcgactgcagagagaaacagacctgtggtacacacacacacacaggcgactgcagagagaaacagacttgCGGTATACACACACGCAAAGAGC
Coding sequences within it:
- the dedd gene encoding death effector domain-containing protein, with the protein product MSSQQRGNATLAPHTSSSSHGLESYPQSSRRGWAAATSATPAHSSSVSRGSCSSSAPCSSAVSRRGAPGRGEPWPEEAVDDAYGLYSLHRMFDIVGAHLTHRDVRVLSFLFVDVIDEYERGGIRSGKDFLLALERQGRCDETNFRHVLQLLRIITRHDLLPYVSLRKRQTVCPDPVDKYLEETSVRYISPRGSRGESQQATPHRRAGPQPVICCPAPSEPQVCSPRAKPAPHTPNRKRKRTHSTADCREKQTCDIRLRVRAEYCQHDSALQGNVFSNKQEALERQFERFNQANTILKSRDLGSIICDIKFSELTYLDAFWRDYINGSLLEALKGVFITDSLKQAVGHEAIKLLVNVDEEDYQAGRRKLLRNLMAGGAREVGPSAREAGTS